The Plasmodium brasilianum strain Bolivian I chromosome 11, whole genome shotgun sequence nucleotide sequence TCACCAATTtttagtaaatatttattattagcTGTTTGTTGTAACATTACATTTTCTGGTTTTAAATCTCGATGgcacattttattattatgtaaatatgctAATCCGTTTAGTAATTGAAAAGATAGCCATTTTgcttcttttaaatttaagcCCGCTTGGTCTTCACTAATCTTTGTCCtttgaattaatttttttaaatctccTCCATCGCAATATTCATAAGcagcaaatatatatttttgatgaGCAGATAATGGAGTCATATCTAATTTAGCTTGCAAATGGTAATTAGAAGTATAATGCTGTAATATCTgtctatttatatattcacttATACATTTCTGTCTATCTATAGTAACATCAATTAATCGTAATATATTTGGATGACgacctatattttttaaacaaatcaATTCTCTTAATGTTGTACAACTTATTCCTTCATCATTTATTGTTCTTAAATCATctctaaaaaattttattgcatatacattttttcgaaaaaatacaaattcgTCTGTATAATAGTCATACGGCAAATAGTTTGTGTTCTCATAcaaatcattattattactatactTTATCACCTTCCCTTTGTACACATCTCCATACGTTCCCCTCCCCAGCTTTTCTTCCAACGACACTGTcgagtatatattattgaaataaattttgcaTTTGGTCAGCGTTATCCCGAACATTGTTCCACGTGCATGTAAgtgtgtatatgcatatgtacatgtatatgcacacgaatatgtgtacatacgCACGAACAAATGCCCACCAAATAAGGCGTAAATGCAAGCtaaactaaataaaaatgaaaaaggaatacaaaatttttaacttgcaatggtttttatttttttctcctcaGTTAGACAAAATGTGCAAATTCCTATTTGGAAAAGGGGGGCGAATtggggaaataaaaaaaaaaaaaaaaaaaaattatatcataaGTATACTTGTGTTTATATAAGTCAACCAAggtacaaaaataaaaaaagaaaagtaaaagagagagagagagagagaCAGAGAGAGAGACAGAGAGACAGACAGacagagaaaaaaaaaaaaaaaaaaaaaattctcctTAGTACATCTTTTCGTACGGATGGGAGTTATTCGATCGCGTAACCTTTCCTAGCTATTGGTGGTAATAAGGAGAAAGAggatacacacatacatgttTGTGTAAGTGTACATGTGCGCAAACTCGCacgtgtgtgtgtgtgtgtttgtatgtatgtatgtatgcttgtatgtatgtttgtatgtatgtatgtatgtatgtatgtatgtttgtatgtatgtatatttgtatgtatgtatgtatgcatgtatatacgGTACACACTTGAACCTAAGCTTGACAAGGGATTATATCTGACAAGAGCTTAGTTGATTTAAACGGACGTTTGAGCATAAAGCAAATGGGAGTAATTTACCCCTAACACAggaaaggaataaaaaaacaaagaaaaagaaagaggaaaaaaatgtacatgtatatatgtatgtacgtatataagttaactatatatatatatatatgcttatgcGTTTATGTGTGTACACTTTTTCTCTCAATGTGCGTTACTTATATTTCGTTGATATGAGGACGATACGCGGGTGCGTGTTTACATTTTAGAAGTGTGTGTAAATACAACACATGGTGTCAACTCTatttaagcaaaaaaaaaaaaaaaaaaaaaaaaaaagaaagaaaaaaaaaaaaatgttgagAGTATTTACGATCTTATTACGCAAGTCCGAATAATTAGCACTCATTTCagtgcatgtatgtattcaATACAAGAGAGAGCATGAGCATGTATTCCTTACGTGTGCAATCATTTACACACTctttatattgtatatgtacgttCTCGAATGTTCAAACTTTGCATATCACTCTGATGAGATTGCTCATtcgaaattttaaataataactaATAGTTAAGAAGTCCTAAGTATGGatttacaagaaaaaaaaaaaaaaaaaaaaatatatatatttcttttacttaCCAATGACTtcacaaacaaacaaacgaaaaaaaaaaaaaataatattaaaatgagAAAGTAGACAAAGAGTAATCAATAAATACTtcaataatgaaaaaaaaaaaaaaaattgcgaataaaagcaaatttaaataaaaaagggaaaggaaaaaaaataaaaataataaataaaaaaaaaaataaaaacgaaGCCAGGAATGTATTTATGCTTTTTGGTTAAccataatgaaaaaataaaaatgaacaaaaataaatgaaataaaagtaaatgaaaaaaacaaacgaaataaaacaaatgagtaaagcaaaataataggagtgaaataaaataaatacaataagaaaataaaatggagggaaaaaaagaagagcaAAGGAAAGGCGCAAACAAAGTGATATCAAATGAAATCACAAATGTGCGCTTAGGCATATGACACTATGCTAGATgataatattgaaaaaacaaaaattaaattaaaataaaaaaaaaaaaaaaaaaagaaaactcCACAAATTAACAGGTTAAGTCAACGAATAAACGAATTAACAGTCAAATGAACCAACTGTCCAATTGTCCTTTTGCACAGTTGTCCAATTGTACAATCGTCTCGTTAGCCAAAGGATTTACGAACAAACTACTTAAACGATAGTACGTTATCATCCTGtaatattcaaataatgAGCTGCTTAAAAAAGTTTAGTTGTCATTTGTGCTAAAGAAATAAGTTCACTAGTAGACTACACTTCTCACACTGCATAATTAGGAAGAGCAtgtgaaaaaacaaaaaaacaaaaaatagaatagaaaaacaaaaaaaaaaaaaatagaacagaaaaacaaaaaaaaaaaaaaaaaaaatagaacaaaaaaacaaaaaaaaaatagaacaaaaaaacaaaaaaaaaacttcaaaacgatttaaaaaacttttggaaaaaattaaattacacttaaattatgtaaaataaaaagggacGAAGAATAAGAATGTAAaacttaatttattatgtttatcCACTCTCCCCGTTGGTTCCCTTGAGCAAATTTCATACAGAccttgtattttttattgcatttcacaaaaggaaaagaaaaaaaaaaaaaattataaataatttttttttttttaaaacgaGGGGGAATACGAACATATGGATCGCACTCACACACTTGTACTcctatgcatatatttataaatatgtaaagaaCTTGACTCAATGTTCACACTGTTTCCTTAAAGTGCAGTTCTAATAAGCAAAAAATCAAAAGCAAAAGCAAAAGAAATGCTCATATGAcaataactatttttttcttcttccctgctttttttatttatttttttaaatagtgagggaaaatgaaaacaaatgtgtatgtatgtgtacatttataagcttatgtatatttcattttatttatttttttgccttttatttttatactttttatttttttaccttttattttttttactttttattgttttactttttattgttttactttctattattttactttttatttttttattttatttttttttatttttttttattttaattttttttaatttcttttttttgctgtATCCAATCGTAACGCCGTAATTTTCTGAATTCCACGTAATTATGTGAATATAAATCAAACAAAATGTTCGAATATATTTCACACCTTTTTTCATAGCTTTATATATGACTTGATATTACGaccttattttctttttttcaatgaTTCAATGACGCATTTGCGTTTTCAAGGAGTTAACATATTTTCGTTCGACATGTGTGAAGTTGtgcatataagtatataagcATGCACATGTGTGTAAGTTATGTGTATAGGTAGAGACGAATgatacaattttttcatagTTGTTGGCTCCAAAGAAAAGGCACTACACGAGAAGAAACAAAAAGGAGAACAAATTTTAGTTGTTATAGATTAAGTCTTACTCCAAtttatttgcatattttttgcgtattttttgtatattttttgcatattttttgcGTATTTTTTGAgtattttttgcttattttttgcgtattttttgcttattttttgcacatttttatatataatttttttcatttttgccCATTTTTTTGCACATGTTTTTTCGTatatttttcccattttataGCACgcattttcttatttttggGTCCAAACGTGGGGGAAAAACTGGTAAAAGTTAAAGAGTACgataaaatagaagaaattTTTTCTCGTTTACGTTTGAACATACTCGGAGTGcagtaattatttttgagTCCGATCTATAACATTGTTTTGAAATATGTACGAACGcatatctttatatattatttatatgtatatgtataagtatattcatatatatatttacatatgcacaaatttacatatacacatatttacatatgcacGTACGTATGCATAACATTTTGTAGTTTGAATGCATAATATGAGAAACAACAGGAAATtaatttgtttgttttaaGGGGGGAAAAATCGCACTTAAGGGAAAAActaaaattacattttatatgaacataagGATTATAAACATGCGTTAGTTCCTAAGTATGTAAGTACGCGAAtgagtacatacatacatgggAATACATGCACGTGTTACATGCGTATGGTACGCACGTACAATATATAGGGGTTATCTATATGAGTATCTTCTGTATGCCGGCGCAAACTTTGAGGAGAAACTTGAACTTCCTacataaacaataaaaagaGGTAAAACtcaaaattttgttaaacCAATTCAAAGcttaaaatggaaaaaaataaatcaacgaaaaagtaaaaaatataaatgtaaaaaataaaatgtaaaaaatataaatgtaaaaaataaaatgtaaaaaatataaatgtaaagaatataaatgtaaaaaataaaatgtaaaaagtaaaatgtaaaaagtaaaatgtaaaaagtaaaatgtaaaaagtaaaatgtaaaaaataaaatgtaaaaaataaaatgtaaaaaataaaaaaaagaactttTTGCCTTATATAATCATCATGTATGTTTATTCATCATTCCTCTATACTCAACatttgaaaaacaaaaaaaaaaaaaaaaaaaaaatactaaaacGCTAAAACGCTAAAATATGAAGAGTAGTGGGGGCATGTACACCAAGATGGtgaaatattatgtacattgAAGTGTCgaaataatatgaaagaGAAAATggctagaaaaaaaaaaaaaaaaaatagttcaaCGAATGTACGCTTTTTCGTATATTTTGTATGTACGTgaaatttatgtacatatgcttgtacatatttttgtttgtttgtatGTACGTGTTACCCGTACGTTTGTACGTATGTTATATTTCTCTATGTATATTCGTACACGTGTATGTGTTATCGTACGTTTgtgagggaaaaaaaaaaaaaaaagagagaaaaaaagaaacacaTAAAAGATTGTTCATTGACATATTATTGTGTAGTCATTTATGATATTTGTCATACCCCCCAAGAATTATGTAAACAATGATTTATATCGTTATTTTTGTAacatataatgtttttaaagGACTGTATACATTttcgtaaatatataacccAATATCCTACGATTTATGCAAATCTTAGTGAAAAACCATAATTCAGGAGTATTATAGGAGTTGCCTAAAGTGAACACCATACCTTATGTATTAATcatatcataataaaaactagtcaactttttctttttttttttctctccttcctttattaattttcttgtcattttttttcaactttTCCAcgattttttcaaaaatttctCGTCGTTTTCTATCTTTGCGCGTcatttttgtgtatatatttctttgctgtttttttgcaattttttgcaacttttttgtaattttttgcaacttttttgtaattttttgcaacttttttgtaattttttgcaatttttttgtaattttttgcaaaaattgaATTTGATAAAGAGTGAGAAACAATGCCCGTAGGAGCatgaatgaaaataaaaagaataaattacaTGAAAAAGTAAGaagcaaaagaaaaagagaaagattTAAAGAATTTTCTTGTGTTCATTATAAACAGGATATTGCTTTAATATACAAAAGGGaagagaaaatattaatgcaAATGCAAAATGGATCTAAAACAACGCAGTATTTTATGAAGAGCAAGGAGGTGGATGCACTTAATAGGAGTTCGTCAAATGAACTTACAAAGCATGGTGCAGGGGATGGCGGAAGACGTAGCATGAGTAATCCTCCGAGTTGCTACGAAAGACATGCACATGAAGGCGACAATGATGATGTTATAGATGAGGAGGAGGTGGATAAGGACAAAGTGGGTAACAATAAAGTGGACGAGTACAAAGCGCACGAGTACAAAGCGCACGAGTACAAAGCGTATGAAGGGAAAAGTGCAGCAAAAGAGGGACTAAAAAAGGGGTCAAAAAAGGACGGAGACGTCCACAACTCTGCTATTATCACCGCTAAACAGAATAGCGAGAAATGTATGAACAAAATGGCAAGGGATAAAGATGACAAGGACTTGGTAGGAAAGGAGGATAGCTGTACTTTAAAAGAGCCTTGTGAACAAGGAAAGGAATTTCCAgtggaaaataaagaagaagatgaattaatactaaaaattataaacattattataacacaaaaaaaaataataaatattgtaaaactatattttgaaaaaggaACAGTACAATATGCtagtttaaaaataaaaaaaattttagttaaaaaaacaatatgtGATATAAATTTTCGACATATACAAGTATTGTTAGTAAGGAATGTTGAtgtgaataatataaacaatacGTTGgttagtaataaaaaaattcaatcTTTTAAAAACTATCTTTTTccaaagcaaaaaataagaaagttTAAACGTTTGCTAgctcatatatttaaaaagaaccCTATATATCTTTACATTTCAAGTTTTTACAAAGAATTGACAATAACAGAAGAGGAATACTTACATTGTGTGGGTTTCTTATGCTTATATCTACTAAAGAGAGCGAATAAGAACTccaaaaattacaaaaaatataaaggtaTTCTTGAATATGTTAGGGATAGTTTACTCAAAAAAAGGGAAGCAGCAGCGAAAAAAGCAGCAAACACAGAAGGCAATAATGCAGGGAACGAAGCAGAGGGTGTGGAGGAAATAAGGGACGAGGAGCAACAGGCTCctaaaaataagaagaataaagaaaagaaaaaaaaaaaaaagaataatagtaatagtaatagtaatagtaatagcaatagtaataataataataataataataataataataataataataataataataataataatgatgatgatggCAAAAATAAAGCGGGAGGTAGAGAAACAGGCGTAGCGAAGGTAAAAGAGGAAGGAATAGAAGAACAAGAAGTAAAAGAGGTAAACGAAGAACGAACAAAAGGGAGGAAAATGGCTGAAGAGAAAGTAAAAGACAAAGTAAAAGACCAGGTAAAAGACAAAGTAAAAGACCAAGTAaaagacaaaataaaaaagaaagtaaaaGATAAAGTAAAAGATAAAGTAAAAGATAAAGTAAAAGATAAAGTAAAAGATAAAGTAAAAGACAAAGTAAAAGACAAAGTAAAAGACAAAGTAAAAGACAAAGTAAAAGACCAAGTAAAAGACCAAGTAAAAGACCAAGTAAAAGACCAAGTAAAAGAGAATGAAAAAGAGGTAGGTATAGAGAGTACAAAAGGTAGAGATGTAGGcgaaaaaaaggcaaaaaaaatgggacagaaaataaaagaggtGAGTGAAACGAAGGCAAAAGCGGTAGGAACGAACACAGGGGAGTATAACAAGGCAAACCAGAAGCAGAAGGAGCAGCAAAGAAACACCAATGAAGCGTCATCAAGtagtaaaaatgaattaaaggCAAAAGATCCTTTAACAGATATGAGTATTGGCAAATCCGCATTTGAAGTGAAAAGTGTAGCTTCTGACAGCACAAACATTTCGAATGTGTTAAATTTAGTAAACATGGAAATGAGCAAGAGAGACATGGTAATAAACAGTCTAAGAGAGACGCTCGAATTAGTAAgaaatgatattaaaatGCTTAGAGAAGAAAACGAAATGatgcaaaaaaatttatttcagaTGCAATTGAATGTAAGTAAAATTACATCATATGAGACTCAAGGAAACTCTAAAATGAATATGACATCTAATCAAAACCACAAGGTTAGTGGTATCCCGGGACAGGCACCTCCCCCGTCTCATCCACCCACGAGCCTAGATAATGCATTTTTAGTGGCCTCTAATAAAATTAGCAGCAATATTAGCAGTAACATTAGCAGCATTCCTCGCAATGGCAGTAGCTGGattaagcaaaaaaatagGATGCACATAGAGGGAATTGAACCCGCCTCTGAGGAGACATTGCATTTATCTGCTACTGTAAGCAGTGAAAAGGACAATAAATTGATTAGTCCAAGTGAAGAAGTATATagactgaaaaaaaaagttttcacgttcataaaattgttaaacATGAATTTCCTTTCTGATAAGAAGAAGAACAACAACAATAGTGgaaattataataagaaaaggataataaatttaaattgtcTAAATAATGAAATGGATAAACTAATTGCTATGATGAAGGATAGTGAAGAAGTCGTTAGTCAGGAACGTGTACAAGACATACACTCACGAAGCTTTAATAGTTACGATTTTACgaataatgatgaaaattgTTTTGTGCTACTAGAAAATGGGAAAAGCGTACCGATGAAGGATGAAGGATGTCTAAGGAGTTTGTTAAGCGGCACTGAGAGGGGTGAGAAGACGGACGGACAGAGTAGTGGTATTAGCCGCAGTTGtgaagagaaaataaaatcgAAGAAGAATGGTGCATCTATTAAGGACGAATTTGTAACAAGGTATCCTTTGAACCAGAGGAACGAAAATACCCTTGAACATGTGAACATAGATAATGCTAATGCAAAGAGATGGGGAGATGCATTAACAATGTTTAAACACAAAATTGAGGAGAATGAATGTGTAAAGAAGAAGTTACCAGAAAAGAAAGAATCATTGAAAGAAAAcagttttataaattattttaatttttttatgaacaaagCTAAGGAAAGTATagacattaaaaaaatagtatctTCAGAGACAAATAAGGGGGATATTAAAAGAGATATCAAAGGAGACGTTAAGGGGGATACTAATGCACACACAAAGGAACACATTAAGAGAGAGGGCATACCAAAGGAACGGAGTGAACAATCCGATGTGTctacttatataaaaaaaaagaacaaaacaagaaaaaattattttcaagaGTATATGACTTATTGTGCTAAAATGGAACAACAAAGTAGTGTTACAAAGGAAAAGAGGGAGAATTGGATAACTAACTCACTTGTAAATGAAAAGATGGAATTAAAGAATTCCTTTCCCACTAGCTTAGATAAACTTTGCAATGATGAAAGaagtgaaaattttaaagctGTAAAGGCAAGGAGTAGCTTAAGGTACGATCAAAAATTAGATAGGAAGAGCAAAGAGTCAAAGCAACAAATAAGTAATGATAGTAATCATAATAAAACAAGTAGTAGGAATACTACCACGACTTCCGTCCGTACAATCGGCGATAGGGAAAGCAGCGGAAATGTACAAAAAAGTAAGagaaagaagagaaaaagaaaaaaaaaaaaaaaagtaaggaGAGCATACCAAGTATGGACAGCATAAAAAGTAAGGAGAGCATACCAAGTATGGACAGCATAAAAAGTAAGGAGAGCATACCAAGTATGGACAGCATAGAAAGTAAGGAGAACATACCAAGTATGGACAGCATAAAAAGTAAGGAGAGCATACCAAGTATGGACAGCATAGAAAGTAAGGAGAACATACCAAGTATGGACAGCATAGAAAGTAAGGAGAACATACCAAGTATGGACAGCATAGAAAGTAAGGAGAACATACCAAGTATGGACAGCATAGAAAGTAAAGAGAACATACCAAGTaaaggaattaaaaaaaagaaaaagaacaaagaAGTGCAGAACAAAGAAGTGGACAACGTTGACAATAATGTAATACAGGACAAAGAAGGAAAAAGCTCAAAAAACACCCCCCAAAATAAACATGATTTAGTATTATGCACTTATGATGAGGAGAAACAGCAGAGCGATAACTTGACGGACAGTGCCGATAGTGTAGTTTACAACTATAATCTTTATAATGCTATATACGATTTAAATGAACAATTTTCTAATGTTGTAAAGAATATTCACATCGACCAAAATGTTCAGCAGACGGGTAGAGTGCAAGACACACAGGAGAAggtgaaaaagaaaaaaagggagGAAATGAAGGAAAAGAATAGGAAGAATAGGAGGAAGACGCAGGAGTGGAATCACAAGGAGCTACAGGAAGAGCGGAAGCCGGAGGAGAAGCAGGAGAAGCAGAAGAAGCAGAAGAAGCAGAAGAAGCAGAAGATGCAGAAGAAGCAGAAGACGCAGAAGAAGCAGCATCAGAAGGGGGAAAAAAGTGAGAGTAAAAAGGAGGAGAAAAATgcgaaaaaaatggaaaaaaatgagaGCAAAAATAGTGAacagaatgaaaaaaaaaaaaaaaagaaaaagaagaaaaagagaagaaagaAAAGCAAAGATTACAGTGCATCAAGAGAGCATGATACGAACAAGACTAGTAGTGCCAGTATAGATCAAAATAATGATTACAATTTTATTGATGCATCATTTAATGAAAAtcagaaacaaaaaaaaacaagaaaaaaaagtatatatgaaGAGTACATAACCCAAGAGGAAGCAATTAAGGgaatcattaaaaaaaagtacattcGAGTAAGCGAAAATAGAAATTATTGGCCCAGTGGCTGTAATGAACAttacatacgtatgtatgtatatatatatatatatatatatatatatatatatatatatagatagatagatagatagatagatagatatatagatataaatatatgtgagTGTTGTCtctacacatatacatgcgtGTGCGTGTATTTATAccaacatacatatatatttatataaatgtgcttgtacatatgtgcatctatttattcataaaaattgcTCTTCACCCCCTCAGGGTATCCTAAACGTAAGAAAATACGACTATGGCTTCGTCCTTCACAACAATgagaaaatacatataagGTCTAAGAGGGATATGAACAGAGCTATTGATGGAGATTCAGTTgttataaaattgaaaagaagaaaagataaagaaGATGGGAGTGATATTAATAGGGATAGTGAAATGGATGATGAGCGGGATGGTTATAGAAACGATAACTGCAATGATAAGAGTGAGGATGAGCATGAAGGCAAGGTAGTGTATATCGAGGAGCACCACGGGTCAAACATACAGTACGTATGCATTATCagagataaaataaaaaatcagaaATATAACATAGCTAttccatttaaaaaaaatatcccTTTAATAAAGGTATTAAATGAACATATACacgaatttataaaaaagtgtAATGTAACAGATATAACTAACCAGctagtatatattaaagtatTTCAGTGGAATACTAATGAATCATTTCCACAGGGAAAAATTGTAGAAATGTTAGGACAGAATgacatttttcataatatgcaaaatgcaatattattaaatcatAATTTAAAGTTCAATTTAAAAGATGCTTTAGAAGACCAGTACttaaaagatttaaaaaacaaaaatgcatataataatataataggTGAAGAGATAAAGAAACGAACTGACTTAACGAagaaatgtatttttacaataGACCCAGAAACAGCAAAAGATTTAGATGATGCTATTAATATTAGTAAGATAAGTAGGAAAAGAATAACAAGCTGTAGCTATTACTTACaaattgttcataatttaattGTTCATAATGGGGATATAGAAGAGTccattttgcaaaaaaatttatcgTTATTTGTTAGTGACAATGATAAAGATCATGAtggtaataatttttttgaaaatttaaaaaagaacaagtATGTAAGGGATATGGAAAGCATTAAGTATGACAATTTTATGAGGGATAAGGTGGAAGTAAATGGgaggttaaaaaaaaaaaacataaaaaagggGGATAGTGAGAGGGAGAGCTATTTCATTAGCGATAGCGATAGTGGTAACATAAACGTACATGTAAACGTAAACATAAATGACGatgttaaaagaaaaagttttaaaaattctcGGAATGGAAAAAACTTGGAGGGAAATAATGTAAACGTTCATCGGAGCGTTGCTCCATTTTCCTGTTGGAATGGGTCTTTCGTGCACAGCATAAAGGGGAACAGTAGCGGTAGCAACAGCGGCAGTAATAGCGGCAGTAATGGCGGCAGTAGTAGCGGCAGTAGTAGTGGCAGTAGTAGCGGTAATAATAGCAGTTCCAAAAAACGATGCACAAAAAGGAGAAGGCGTAAAGCGAGATCCACCattgaagaaaatatatcaGTAACAAACAGTTCATGTGCACATGGGCGAAACAACATGAACGGTTTGGAAAAATACGAGCAGAACATTTTCTGCAAATCGAACAATTCTGTTGATGTACAGGAAAATGAAGATAATAATCTGAGTGATATTTGCGCTTTAGAGGAagtaacaaaaaatgaacataataatattaagctaaatatgcataaaaagaagaagaaaatatacaCAGAATATTTTGGTAATCCATGTGAAGAAATTGCACACGATGAGTATAATTCTGAACAGATTGAGTTAGATAGTAGTATAAATGGGAAAAGGAACAATAAAA carries:
- a CDS encoding ribonuclease — its product is MNENKKNKLHEKVRSKRKRERFKEFSCVHYKQDIALIYKREEKILMQMQNGSKTTQYFMKSKEVDALNRSSSNELTKHGAGDGGRRSMSNPPSCYERHAHEGDNDDVIDEEEVDKDKVGNNKVDEYKAHEYKAHEYKAYEGKSAAKEGLKKGSKKDGDVHNSAIITAKQNSEKCMNKMARDKDDKDLVGKEDSCTLKEPCEQGKEFPVENKEEDELILKIINIIITQKKIINIVKLYFEKGTVQYASLKIKKILVKKTICDINFRHIQVLLVRNVDVNNINNTLVSNKKIQSFKNYLFPKQKIRKFKRLLAHIFKKNPIYLYISSFYKELTITEEEYLHCVGFLCLYLLKRANKNSKNYKKYKGILEYVRDSLLKKREAAAKKAANTEGNNAGNEAEGVEEIRDEEQQAPKNKKNKEKKKKKKNNSNSNSNSNSNSNNNNNNNNNNNNNNNNNNNDDDGKNKAGGRETGVAKVKEEGIEEQEVKEVNEERTKGRKMAEEKVKDKVKDQVKDKVKDQVKDKIKKKVKDKVKDKVKDKVKDKVKDKVKDKVKDKVKDKVKDKVKDQVKDQVKDQVKDQVKENEKEVGIESTKGRDVGEKKAKKMGQKIKEVSETKAKAVGTNTGEYNKANQKQKEQQRNTNEASSSSKNELKAKDPLTDMSIGKSAFEVKSVASDSTNISNVLNLVNMEMSKRDMVINSLRETLELVRNDIKMLREENEMMQKNLFQMQLNVSKITSYETQGNSKMNMTSNQNHKVSGIPGQAPPPSHPPTSLDNAFLVASNKISSNISSNISSIPRNGSSWIKQKNRMHIEGIEPASEETLHLSATVSSEKDNKLISPSEEVYRLKKKVFTFIKLLNMNFLSDKKKNNNNSGNYNKKRIINLNCLNNEMDKLIAMMKDSEEVVSQERVQDIHSRSFNSYDFTNNDENCFVLLENGKSVPMKDEGCLRSLLSGTERGEKTDGQSSGISRSCEEKIKSKKNGASIKDEFVTRYPLNQRNENTLEHVNIDNANAKRWGDALTMFKHKIEENECVKKKLPEKKESLKENSFINYFNFFMNKAKESIDIKKIVSSETNKGDIKRDIKGDVKGDTNAHTKEHIKREGIPKERSEQSDVSTYIKKKNKTRKNYFQEYMTYCAKMEQQSSVTKEKRENWITNSLVNEKMELKNSFPTSLDKLCNDERSENFKAVKARSSLRYDQKLDRKSKESKQQISNDSNHNKTSSRNTTTTSVRTIGDRESSGNVQKSKRKKRKRKKKKKVRRAYQVWTA
- a CDS encoding ribonuclease; the protein is MDSIKSKESIPSMDSIESKENIPSMDSIKSKESIPSMDSIESKENIPSMDSIESKENIPSMDSIESKENIPSMDSIESKENIPSKGIKKKKKNKEVQNKEVDNVDNNVIQDKEGKSSKNTPQNKHDLVLCTYDEEKQQSDNLTDSADSVVYNYNLYNAIYDLNEQFSNVVKNIHIDQNVQQTGRVQDTQEKVKKKKREEMKEKNRKNRRKTQEWNHKELQEERKPEEKQEKQKKQKKQKKQKMQKKQKTQKKQHQKGEKSESKKEEKNAKKMEKNESKNSEQNEKKKKKKKKKKRRKKSKDYSASREHDTNKTSSASIDQNNDYNFIDASFNENQKQKKTRKKSIYEEYITQEEAIKGIIKKKYIRGILNVRKYDYGFVLHNNEKIHIRSKRDMNRAIDGDSVVIKLKRRKDKEDGSDINRDSEMDDERDGYRNDNCNDKSEDEHEGKVVYIEEHHGSNIQYVCIIRDKIKNQKYNIAIPFKKNIPLIKVLNEHIHEFIKKCNVTDITNQLVYIKVFQWNTNESFPQGKIVEMLGQNDIFHNMQNAILLNHNLKFNLKDALEDQYLKDLKNKNAYNNIIGEEIKKRTDLTKKCIFTIDPETAKDLDDAINISKISRKRITSCSYYLQIVHNLIVHNGDIEESILQKNLSLFVSDNDKDHDGNNFFENLKKNKYVRDMESIKYDNFMRDKVEVNGRLKKKNIKKGDSERESYFISDSDSGNINVHVNVNINDDVKRKSFKNSRNGKNLEGNNVNVHRSVAPFSCWNGSFVHSIKGNSSGSNSGSNSGSNGGSSSGSSSGSSSGNNSSSKKRCTKRRRRKARSTIEENISVTNSSCAHGRNNMNGLEKYEQNIFCKSNNSVDVQENEDNNLSDICALEEVTKNEHNNIKLNMHKKKKKIYTEYFGNPCEEIAHDEYNSEQIELDSSINGKRNNKKVRSRGKADKGKREKEEQDMFDFIQREEEEEEEEEEEEEEEDQVEYKRGSPNCSSMNRSGALEEWYDRRKTYHEKITLSYGDYERYLKKNRGIIKKEENNKNKKFSNKYAHIFKKDYNKDIGYDIVNNYDLFCNKCKEYINVNDIINEMKEEKWKKYNLYEIGVHITDVSFFIKENSSLDINARNRAMTIYLTHTCFPMISRILSEELCSLDPTNNRLCLSIFFYMDSSGKIDHNSFFIKESIINSKVKFTYEEVYLIVKKYVKLKRRINKLKKQEMLSITGPMPQQGEQSIGCGEKDERTEKGGQVDNLDDNFSCKGNRGSSSNAPMSNKNLKSGICAGIVSSGSEKECIKKKNSIYRNFLSLHFYNKVKKSINKNDNSYLDNLSNILKDEFELDKMTHIADFNCSEQVMCKKRNMTPHILKIENGSNSNSGSSRSSGKKKTKKKSVLTKANEVVKEKILQDNHVRNSIQGLVNIFKNLNNSKHNLTIKEMISIVKNLYHMHKITKGARKIRRKNGSLLFNNDKINFILSNSCNPIGIVRKQYTFANYMIEELMLSANKLVAIRQYFSKYRDFSVFRSHSLSNAIEVADIIELLKKHGINFEFCDLRHILKFLDEKKKYFRHKNKNVFDIVCAYVKKKMVRAEYHTYKYIKDNNMSTYHYALSFLIYTHFTSPIRRYPDILVHRVIKKIINDEHKLKEKLCTSQDILKSVETTDVGIIEKVCDNCNNCKAKSKRAQIDCEIAFFCLYLQKRDYPGYNRGIIMDIYKEKSSIYFKSFSFENNLYHYGNEKHIHKMNKHHLKFLSNYVIHPNVQNQEFTLIVYGNKKKKVLLRRVYKVLRNMNIIKQNIARFFSFNVLLCFASLYSYKS